DNA from Gramella sp. MAR_2010_147:
TAATACTTGCTGCGCAGGCTAGAAATGCCGCGAAAAAAGCCCGTGAAATGGTTCAGCGTAAAACTGCCATGAGTGTTGGTGGTTTGCCTGGGAAATTATCTGACTGTTCAGAGCAGGATCCGGAACAATGTGAAGTATTCCTTGTTGAGGGTGACTCGGCGGGTGGTACTGCGAAACAGGGTAGAGATCGTAAATTTCAGGCGATTCTTCCTTTAAGAGGTAAGATCCTTAATGTTGAAAAGGCGATGTCTCACAGGGTTTTTGATAATGAAGAGATCAAGAACATTTATACAGCACTTGGAGTAACTATTGGAACTGAAGAGGATAGCAAAGCACTGAATCTTTCAAAACTTAGATACCATAAGGTTGTGATCATGTGTGATGCCGATGTAGATGGTAGCCACATTGAAACATTGATCCTGACTTTCTTCTTTAGATATATGAAAGAATTGATCGAGAATGGTCATATCTATATAGCAACACCGCCACTTTACCTTGTTAAGAAAGGTCAAAAGAAGCGTTACGCCTGGTCTGAGAAGGAGCGTGATGAGATCGCTGCTGAATATAGTGGAGGAGTTCAGATCCAGAGATATAAAGGTCTTGGGGAAATGAATGCTTCACAACTTTGGGATACAACTATGGATCCAGATTTCAGAATTTTAAGACAGGTGAACATTGATAATGGTGGAGAAGCTGATAGGATTTTCTCTATGTTAATGGGTGATGAAGTTCCTCCACGAAGAGAATTTATTGAGAAGAACGCTAAATATGCAAATATTGATGCTTAAGCAGTTCTAACATATATTTTAAAAGACCCACACCGTGCTAATAAGTGTGGGTTTTTTTCGTTCTTATAAGAAGCGAGCCTATATTTTATTATTTTTACAACAACCTAATCTACTATACCGTGAAAAATTTTAAATACCTTTTTTTAGTCCTTATTTTTGCATCAGGTAAGTCATTTTCTCAGGCTATACCTCAGGAGGGAACAGATATAATTAATGATTTTTTAATTCTAGCTGATGGTTTTGCGAGTCCTGCATCTGAAAGCGCTGCTTATCAGGCTACAGCCGGCTGGTTCACCTCTGCAAGAGCACTTGAACCCTGGAAAGTAGATGTTTCACTTCATGCAAATGCCTTATTTGTGCCATCCAGTAAAAAGGAATTTACTGTTAAGGATAATGATTTTACAAATCTTACTATTAATGATGGGGATCGTGGTGCTGTAATTCCAACAGCTTTTGGAACAGATTCTGAAGTAATGTTCAATGGTAGCTTTATGGGCGAGGATTTTTCTTTTCAGGCCATAGAAGGGATAGATAAAGGGGCTCTTTTTTATCCGTTTGCTCAGGTTTCAGTTGGTTTACCGTATGGATTTCAGCTAGGAGTTAGGGCGCTTCCTGAACTGGAAGTAGATGGTTCAAAATTCAGCACCTATGGAGTAGGTCTAAAGCATAATTTTAGCCAGTATTTTAGATTTAACGATGAGGAAGATCTTCAGGTTGCAGGGATTATAGCCTATGATATTTTTGATGTTAAATACGAATTTCAGCAAATAAGTGTACCTAATCTGGTAAATCTTGATCTAATAGATGTAAGTGCCGGTGTGTGGATGGCTGAGGTGATGGCTTCCAAGAAGTATGAAAATTTCGAAATTTTCGGGGCTTTAGGTGTTGCTCAGTCAGATTTTGAATATGAATTTGGGGGTGATGGTATTGCTCTTGGATTAGTTAATTCAAATCTTGCAACTTTAAATGACAAGGAAGCTCAGTTTAAAGGTGATATTGGATTCAATCTTTACTTTGAAAAGTTTAAAATCAGTACTATGGCGACTGCTGGTAAATTTGTGAATCTAAATATCGGCTTGCACTTCTTATTGTAAACCTATAATGATTTAACCATTCCTTATTATTATTACTGCCTCATTATTCGTAATTTCGCTGTCATTATTAATAGAAATTAAATAATATTTTAACATGAAAGTTACCATAGTAGGAGCAGGTGCGGTAGGTGCCAGCTGTGCGGAATATGTTGCCATCAAAAATTTTGCTTCAGAAGTTGTATTGCTTGATATTAAAGAAGGTTACGCTGAAGGTAAAGCAATGGACCTTATGCAAACAGCAACTCTTAATGGCTTCGATACAAAAATAACAGGAAGTACAAACGATTACTCTAAAACTGCAAATTCTGATATTGCTGTTATTACCAGCGGTATTCCTCGTAAACCGGGAATGACAAGAGAGGAATTGATTGGGATCAACGCAGGTATTGTGAAAGAAGTTTCTGCGAACCTTATTAAACATTCACCAGATGTTACTTTAATCGTTGTAAGTAATCCTATGGATACGATGACTTACCTGGTACATAAAACTACAGGGCTTCCTAAAAATAAGATTATTGGGATGGGTGGCGCACTAGATAGCGCTCGTTTTAAGTATAGATTAAGTGAGGCACTGGAATGCCCTCCATCAGACGTTGATGGAATGGTGATAGGTGGTCATAGTGATACCGGTATGGTACCTCTAACCAGGCTTGCTACAAGAAATTCTGTTCCTGTAACCGCTTTTTTATCAGAAGATAGACTGAATCAGGTTTCTGAAGATACTAAAGTAGGAGGGGCAACCCTTACAAAATTATTGGGAACTAGTGCCTGGTACGCTCCAGGAGCTGCTGTTTCGGGATTGGTGCAGGCTATTGCTTGCGATCAGAAAAAAATGTTCCCATGTTCAGCCTTATTAGAAGGTGAGTATGGACTAAGCGATCTTTGTATTGGTGTGCCGGCTATTCTTGGAAAAGATGGTTTGGAGAAAATTGTGGAATTGAAACTGGATGATGCTGAAAAGGCAAAAATGAAGGAGAGTGCTGAAGGTGTGAAAAAAACCAACGGATTACTTGACGTGTAATTTTTTAGTAAAATTCATTCAAAATACTCTTGAAGGCCACAGTTTCTGTGGCTTTTTTGTTGGATTTAAAAGTTAAAATTATCCAAAAAAAAATATTGGGATTTGAATTATGAAGTCCTATATTTGTCCGTTTTTAAAATCGACCTATAATCAATAATTTGAGGAATAATGCAGAATAAAGGACTGATTAAAGTTTTTGCAATTTTGTTTGGGCTGGTATGTCTTTATCAGCTGTCTTTTACGTTTATAACAAATAATGTTGAGACTGATGCTGAGGAGTTTGCCGTACAGGAAATTGACGAAAGTGTAGAGAATTACTCAGAATTACGTGACCAGGCAGAAGCCAGGTATTTAGATTCTATCGGTAATAACGATGTCATAGCTGGAATTACTTACAATGATGCTAAAGACAAGGAGCTAAATAAGGGACTTGACCTTAAGGGAGGGATCAATGTGATCCTTCAGATTTCTGTTAGAGATATCTTAAGCGGACTAGCTAATGACACAAGAGACCCGGCTTTTAGAAAAGCAATTGCTCAGGCTGATGAAGCTCAAACTGACAGTCAGGAAAACTACGTAGATCTTTTCTTTGAGGCATTCAATGATATTCCTAATGCTAAACTGGCATCTCCAGATGTATTTGCTAATAAGACGCTAAGCGATGAGGTGAACTTCAATATGACCAATGAAGAAGTTGAGCCAATTATTAGAAAAAAGATTGATGAGTCCATTACTTCAGCTTTTGAAGTATTGAGAAAACGTATTGATAAATTTGGTGTTACACAACCAAATATTCAGCGTCTTGGAAATTCAGGAAGAATTCTTGTTGAATTACCTGGTGCTAAAGATATAAGCAGGGTTAAAAACCTTCTTCAAAGTACAGCTCAGTTAGAATTCTGGCATGTATATAAAAACAATGAAATAGGAAATTTCCTTGTTCAGGCGAATAACAGAATCGCAGAAATGAAACGATCAGAAGAGGTTACTTCAGAAGAAGAAACCGATTCTACTGCCACTTCTGGTGATAGTGAAATTGATGAGCTTTTAGCTGATGCTGAAGACAGCACGGAAGTTGAAACAGGAAATAATCCACTTTTTGACCTTATTGTATCTCCAGGTTATCAGGGAGGTCCAGTTCTCGCAACTTTTAAAGTTCAGGATACAGCGAAGGTGATGGATTATATTCAGAATCCACAAATTAGATCGCTACTTCCTTCGGAAATGAGATATGCGAAATTTGTTTGGGGAGTTGCTGATGAAGATACACAGACTACCGGATTATATGCCTTAAAGGGTAACCGTAACATGGAGCCACCATTGAGTGGGAGCGTAATTACCGATGCTCAGCAAACATACGACCAGTTAGGGCGTATTGCTGTGAGCATGCAAATGGATGGTACCGGAGCTAAGATCTGGGAAGATATGACCGGTAAGGCTTCTAACGAACAAAGCCAGATCGCGATTGTACTTGATAATATTGTTTATTCTGCGCCAGGTGTTTCTACCGGAGCAATTTCGGGTGGAA
Protein-coding regions in this window:
- a CDS encoding DUF6588 family protein, which produces MKNFKYLFLVLIFASGKSFSQAIPQEGTDIINDFLILADGFASPASESAAYQATAGWFTSARALEPWKVDVSLHANALFVPSSKKEFTVKDNDFTNLTINDGDRGAVIPTAFGTDSEVMFNGSFMGEDFSFQAIEGIDKGALFYPFAQVSVGLPYGFQLGVRALPELEVDGSKFSTYGVGLKHNFSQYFRFNDEEDLQVAGIIAYDIFDVKYEFQQISVPNLVNLDLIDVSAGVWMAEVMASKKYENFEIFGALGVAQSDFEYEFGGDGIALGLVNSNLATLNDKEAQFKGDIGFNLYFEKFKISTMATAGKFVNLNIGLHFLL
- the mdh gene encoding malate dehydrogenase — protein: MKVTIVGAGAVGASCAEYVAIKNFASEVVLLDIKEGYAEGKAMDLMQTATLNGFDTKITGSTNDYSKTANSDIAVITSGIPRKPGMTREELIGINAGIVKEVSANLIKHSPDVTLIVVSNPMDTMTYLVHKTTGLPKNKIIGMGGALDSARFKYRLSEALECPPSDVDGMVIGGHSDTGMVPLTRLATRNSVPVTAFLSEDRLNQVSEDTKVGGATLTKLLGTSAWYAPGAAVSGLVQAIACDQKKMFPCSALLEGEYGLSDLCIGVPAILGKDGLEKIVELKLDDAEKAKMKESAEGVKKTNGLLDV